A region from the Cryptosporangium arvum DSM 44712 genome encodes:
- a CDS encoding LysR family transcriptional regulator: MPLAPLFADLGSFDLLLSVARLGSVGQAAREHGVSQPAASARLRQLERRLGIALLNRTPRGSTLTGEGALVADWARAAIEAADALAAGVGALRAAHDSTLRVAASQTVAEYLFPGWLVSVRAAHPALGVTLDAVNSADVARRVLAGEVDLGFVEGPDLPSGLHAETVHHDRLTLVVAPDHPWVRRRRGVPVSELAATPLVARESSSGTRRALESALHAAGVTTIAPPLLELSSTTAIKYAVAAGSGPAVLSSLAIAGELSSGALVEVAVKADPGAPPLVLRRELRAVWPTGQPLSGPARDLFAIARR; encoded by the coding sequence ATGCCTCTCGCGCCGCTCTTCGCCGACCTGGGCAGCTTCGACCTGCTGCTCTCGGTCGCACGGCTCGGCAGCGTCGGGCAGGCCGCCCGCGAGCACGGCGTCTCCCAGCCCGCGGCGAGCGCCCGGCTGCGCCAGCTGGAACGCCGCCTCGGCATCGCGCTGCTCAACCGGACGCCCCGCGGTTCGACGCTCACCGGCGAGGGCGCGCTCGTCGCCGACTGGGCGCGCGCGGCGATCGAAGCCGCCGACGCGCTGGCGGCCGGTGTCGGCGCGCTCCGGGCCGCGCACGACAGCACGTTGCGGGTGGCCGCGAGCCAGACCGTGGCCGAGTACCTCTTCCCGGGCTGGCTGGTCTCGGTGCGAGCCGCGCACCCGGCGCTCGGCGTGACGCTCGACGCGGTGAACTCGGCCGACGTCGCCCGGCGCGTGCTGGCCGGCGAGGTGGACCTCGGGTTCGTCGAGGGTCCTGATCTACCGTCCGGCCTGCACGCCGAGACCGTCCACCACGACCGGCTCACGCTCGTCGTCGCACCGGACCACCCGTGGGTCCGGCGTCGGCGCGGTGTCCCGGTGAGCGAGTTGGCCGCCACGCCCCTGGTCGCGCGCGAGTCGAGCTCCGGCACCCGCCGCGCGTTGGAGAGCGCGTTGCACGCGGCCGGCGTGACGACGATCGCTCCGCCGCTGCTCGAACTCTCGTCCACCACCGCGATCAAGTACGCGGTGGCGGCCGGGAGCGGACCGGCCGTGCTCAGCTCGCTGGCGATCGCCGGCGAGCTGAGCAGCGGAGCGCTCGTCGAGGTCGCGGTGAAGGCCGACCCCGGCGCGCCGCCGCTGGTGTTGCGGCGCGAGCTCCGGGCGGTGTGGCCCACCGGACAGCCGCTCTCGGGCCCGGCGCGCGACCTCTTCGCGATCGCGCGGAGATAG
- a CDS encoding SCO5389 family protein, whose product MSLNVPTALLERAEHGEVSDAEFVDCVRESLPYAWSTITRVIADLESGSDPFADDSTPPPSEAERGQLLRALASDAIRGGLERHFGVALAFQNCHRVAAFRPAAVGGPEHRAFTSTRGQLLNQSPELRDC is encoded by the coding sequence ATGTCCCTCAACGTCCCCACCGCCCTGCTCGAGCGGGCCGAACACGGCGAGGTCAGCGACGCCGAGTTCGTCGACTGCGTCCGCGAGTCGCTGCCCTACGCCTGGTCGACGATCACCCGGGTGATCGCCGATCTGGAGTCCGGCTCCGACCCGTTCGCCGACGACTCGACGCCGCCGCCGAGCGAAGCCGAGCGCGGGCAGCTGCTGCGCGCGCTGGCCAGCGATGCGATCCGCGGCGGCCTGGAGCGGCACTTCGGCGTGGCGCTGGCGTTCCAGAACTGCCATCGCGTGGCGGCGTTCCGGCCGGCCGCGGTCGGCGGCCCGGAGCACCGCGCGTTCACGTCCACCCGGGGCCAGCTGCTCAACCAGTCCCCGGAGCTCCGCGACTGCTGA
- a CDS encoding ATP-binding protein, whose amino-acid sequence MKIAFVGKGGSGKTTLSALFIRRLAAEGRPVLAFDADINQHLGAALGLPDDVGITPLGQHLDELKDYLRGDNTRIASAAEMIKTTPPGRGSRLLRVGDDEPLWAKYGHPAAGARLLVTGPFAESDLGVACYHSKVGAVELLLNHLVDGADEYVVVDMTAGADAFASGLFTRFDRTVLVVEPTRKSVGVYHQYCGYAAEHGVAVSVVGNKVLDDGDVAFLREQVGGDLLGCVGLSPAIRAAERGEPLHLDDLAPSDHSALAAVRAALDATPRDWHRYTRQAVDFHRRNAAAWGDERTGTELADQIDPDFVLGPDALIH is encoded by the coding sequence GTGAAGATCGCGTTCGTCGGAAAGGGAGGGAGCGGCAAGACGACGCTGAGCGCGCTCTTCATCCGCCGGCTCGCCGCCGAGGGCCGGCCGGTGCTCGCCTTCGACGCCGACATCAACCAACACCTCGGTGCCGCGCTGGGGCTCCCGGACGACGTCGGGATCACCCCCTTGGGCCAACACCTCGACGAACTCAAGGACTACCTGCGCGGCGACAACACCCGGATCGCGTCGGCGGCCGAGATGATCAAGACCACGCCGCCGGGGCGTGGCTCACGGCTGCTGCGGGTCGGCGACGACGAGCCGCTCTGGGCGAAGTACGGCCACCCGGCCGCGGGGGCCCGGCTGCTGGTCACCGGGCCGTTCGCCGAGTCCGACCTCGGCGTGGCCTGCTACCACAGCAAGGTCGGCGCGGTGGAGCTCCTGCTCAACCACCTGGTGGACGGTGCGGACGAGTACGTCGTCGTCGACATGACGGCCGGTGCGGACGCGTTCGCCTCCGGGCTGTTCACCCGGTTCGACCGGACGGTGCTCGTCGTCGAGCCCACCCGGAAGAGCGTCGGCGTCTACCACCAGTACTGCGGGTACGCCGCCGAGCACGGCGTGGCGGTGTCGGTCGTCGGCAACAAGGTGCTCGACGACGGCGACGTCGCGTTCCTGCGTGAGCAGGTGGGCGGCGATCTTCTCGGCTGCGTGGGGCTCTCGCCCGCGATCCGGGCGGCCGAGCGCGGCGAGCCGCTGCACCTCGACGACCTGGCACCGTCCGACCACTCGGCGCTGGCCGCGGTCCGTGCCGCGCTCGACGCGACTCCGCGCGACTGGCACCGCTACACCCGCCAGGCCGTCGACTTCCACCGGCGGAACGCGGCGGCCTGGGGCGACGAACGCACCGGTACGGAGCTGGCCGATCAGATCGATCCCGACTTCGTGCTGGGCCCCGACGCACTCATCCACTGA
- a CDS encoding lamin tail domain-containing protein produces MRLIPGLTSAATAAAAVVFALVPASPAAAAPVVQFTRSVYNSPGADTRTNSSLNAEYLTLKNTGKAPVDLNRWTVRDKANHVYTFAGNVTVQPGATLWLHTGRGTDDASHRYWNSGNYIWNNTGDTAYLRDPAGTQIDTCSWKKGTQPVAC; encoded by the coding sequence TTGCGTCTGATCCCGGGTCTGACCTCCGCGGCCACTGCGGCCGCTGCTGTCGTGTTCGCCCTCGTGCCGGCCTCTCCCGCCGCGGCTGCGCCGGTCGTCCAGTTCACTCGTTCGGTCTACAACTCCCCGGGTGCCGACACCCGGACGAACAGCAGTCTGAATGCCGAGTACCTGACGCTGAAGAACACCGGCAAGGCTCCGGTGGACCTCAATCGGTGGACGGTGCGCGACAAGGCCAACCACGTTTACACGTTCGCCGGGAACGTGACGGTGCAACCGGGTGCCACGCTGTGGCTGCACACCGGCCGGGGCACGGACGACGCCAGCCACCGGTACTGGAACTCCGGCAACTACATCTGGAACAACACCGGCGACACGGCCTATCTGCGTGACCCGGCCGGAACCCAGATCGACACGTGCAGCTGGAAGAAGGGAACCCAGCCGGTGGCCTGCTGA